A DNA window from Hordeum vulgare subsp. vulgare chromosome 1H, MorexV3_pseudomolecules_assembly, whole genome shotgun sequence contains the following coding sequences:
- the LOC123403554 gene encoding disease resistance protein RPM1-like, protein MAEAVVGQLVLTLGGALANEAATYGGALLCKEAAALRGLFGKIRQSKVELESMQAYLQEAERFKDIDKTTAIFVGQIRGLAFQIEDVVDEFTYKLEDCKHGGFAGKMKKRLKHIKTWRRLAAKLQEIEAQLQDANRRKRDYAVTGRSASAPRSTREGQALHFTRDEDLVGIKEHKERLIRWLTSGGDGLEQSSSNVTVVWGMPGVGKTTLVDHVYNTMKENFDVAAWVTVSEGYRIEDLLKKIVAQFGITVNVANNEMRGLSKYIHNYLQGKRYILVLDDVWAERLWSEIRDIFPTSNCTSRVIITSRKQAVLATRESASAIHLEPLEEHYSWLLFCKGAFGNTDDKECPLELHELAWKFIAKCQGLPIAIACISRLLSCKPKNSVEWQDVYQCLDSQFAKDVIPDAHMILKVSLEDLPFDLKNCFLHSALSPEDYVLKRRKTTRQWITAGFITVKDESKTLEEVAEGYMVELVNRSLLQVVERNYVGRLRKCRMHDVIRLLALNKAKEECFGKVYNSSGGGTGAFSVEGARRISVLGENIEQLSLSGATQLRVLHVFAKSTNVDFLQPILTTSNLLSTLELQGTGIKMLPNEVFDLFNLHYLGLRNTEVESLPEALGRLQNLEVLDAGNSKLTYLPKSVVKLQKLRYLYACTFAGTMGSAVGVKVPSGMQHLTGLRALQSVKATTEFLREVGALTEIRTFDVRNVQSEHSADLSNAITKMSHLVHLEISTAAEDEVLRLEGLYLPPTLSWLGLGGQLEKTSMPQLFSSWSHLNSLTRLTLEFSNIDEETFSCLHVLSGLRFLQLWNAFKGKRLDFHAGSFPKLRHLHIWGATQLNEVSIEDGVMQNLVELWFRDFPKLKFLPDGIEHLAALEKLVLIDTSEELIEKLLQKRDSDECSEDIMNISHIRNVTVALTQKGLVERIR, encoded by the coding sequence ATGGCGGAGGCCGTTGTCGGACAGCTCGTGCTGACGCTCGGTGGGGCGTTGGCGAACGAGGCGGCGACCTACGGTGGGGCGCTGTTGTGCAAGGAAGCGGCCGCACTGAGGGGTCTCTTCGGCAAGATCCGCCAGTCCAAGGTGGAGTTGGAGAGCATGCAAGCGTACCTGCAAGAGGCAGAGCGGTTCAAGGACATCGACAAGACCACTGCCATCTTTGTCGGCCAGATCAGGGGCCTCGCCTTTCAGATCGAGGACGTCGTCGACGAGTTCACCTACAAGCTGGAGGACTGCAAGCACGGAGGGTTCGCCGGCAAGATGAAGAAGCGGCTCAAGCATATCAAGACCTGGCGGCGTCTGGCAGCAAAGCTCCAAGAAATCGAAGCCCAGCTGCAGGATGCCAACCGAAGGAAGAGGGATTACGCCGTCACCGGAAGATCTGCTTCTGCTCCAAGATCAacgagagaaggtcaagctttgcACTTCACAAGGGATGAAGACCTTGTGGGAATCAAAGAGCACAAGGAGAGGTTGATACGATGGCTGACCAGTGGTGGTGATGGTCTGGAGCAGAGCAGCAGCAACGTTACGGTGGTGTGGGGGATGCCTGGTGTTGGTAAAACCACTCTTGTTGATCATGTGTATAACACCATGAAAGAGAATTTCGATGTTGCAGCATGGGTAACTGTGTCGGAGGGTTACCGTATTGAGGATTTGTTGAAGAAGATCGTCGCCCAGTTCGGCATCACAGTCAACGTCGCAAACAATGAGATGAGAGGCCTATCAAAGTACATCCACAACTACCTTCAAGGTAAAAGGTACATCTTGGTCTTGGATGATGTTTGGGCTGAGCGCTTGTGGTCCGAGATAAGGGATATCTTTCCAACATCTAATTGTACCAGCCGAGTTATTATCACATCAAGAAAGCAGGCAGTGTTGGCAACCAGGGAGTCTGCATCTGCAATTCACTTGGAACCGCTAGAAGAACATTACTCCTGGCTGTTATTTTGCAAAGGAGCCTTTGGAAATACTGATGACAAAGAGTGTCCACTGGAGCTGCACGAATTGGCTTGGAAGTTCATAGCAAAGTGTCAAGGCTTGCCTATTGCTATTGCATGCATTAGCCGCCTACTCTCCTGCAAGCCCAAAAATTCCGTCGAATGGCAGGATGTGTACCAGTGTTTGGATTCCCAGTTTGCGAAAGATGTGATCCCTGATGCTCATATGATCCTAAAGGTCAGCTTGGAGGACCTTCCGTTTGATTTGAAAAATTGTTTCCTCCACAGTGCATTGTCCCCAGAAGATTATGTACTAAAGAGGAGGAAGACAACGAGACAGTGGATCACAGCAGGGTTTATCACGGTAAAAGATGAGAGTAAAACGTTGGAGGAAGTGGCAGAGGGATACATGGTTGAGCTTGTGAACCGAAGTCTATTACAGGTAGTGGAAAGGAATTATGTCGGACGACTTAGAAAATGTCGGATGCATGATGTCATACGCCTTCTTGCCCTCAACAAAGCCAAGGAGGAATGCTTTGGTAAAGTTTATAATAGCTCTGGTGGTGGTACTGGGGCATTCTCTGTAGAGGGTGCACGTCGCATATCTGTCCTAGGGGAAAACATTGAACAACTCAGCCTATCTGGTGCAACACAGCTTCGTGTGCTCCATGTATTTGCGAAGTCTACCAATGTTGATTTTCTGCAGCCTATCCTAACAACTTCAAATCTGTTGTCTACGTTGGAACTGCAAGGTACTGGTATCAAAATGCTGCCTAATGAAGTATTCGACTTGTTTAATCTGCATTATTTGGGTCTTAGAAATACCGAGGTTGAAAGCCTGCCTGAAGCACTCGGGAGGTTACAAAACCTGGAAGTCTTGGATGCTGGGAATTCTAAGCTGACGTACTTGCCAAAGAGTGTTGTGAAGCTTCAGAAGTTGAGATACCTGTATGCGTGTACTTTTGCGGGCACAATGGGAAGTGCAGTTGGGGTCAAGGTGCCTAGTGGCATGCAGCACCTCACAGGACTGCGGGCTCTTCAATCTGTGAAAGCCACTACTGAGTTTCTTCGTGAGGTTGGAGCTCTGACAGAGATAAGAACATTCGATGTCCGCAACGTGCAGAGTGAACACTCTGCTGACTTAAGCAATGCTATCACCAAAATGAGTCATCTTGTTCATCTTGAAATTAGCACTGCAGCTGAGGATGAGGTGCTGCGGCTGGAAGGACTATATTTACCTCCAACCCTTTCTTGGCTTGGTTTAGGCGGGCAGCTAGAGAAAACATCAATGCctcagcttttctcttcttggtcaCATCTTAATAGCCTTACTCGGTTGACCCTGGAATTCTCCAATATTGATGAGGAAACCTTTTCCTGTTTGCACGTGCTAAGTGGTCTACGCTTTCTTCAGCTATGGAACGCTTTCAAAGGGAAGAGGTTGGATTTTCATGCAGGGTCGTTTCCAAAGCTTAGGCATCTACATATATGGGGCGCAACACAACTCAACGAAGTTAGTATAGAGGATGGTGTGATGCAAAACCTCGTCGAGCTGTGGTTCAGAGACTTCCCCAAGCTGAAGTTTCTTCCTGATGGCATTGAGCACCTCGCAGCCCTTGAGAAATTAGTTTTGATAGATACATCAGAAGAGCTGATAGAGAAGCTCCTACAGAAGAGAGATTCAGATGAATGCAGCGAAGATATAATGAATATCAGCCACATAAGGAATGTTACAGTTGCACTGACGCAGAAAGGACTTGTCGAAAGGATTAGGTGA